Proteins from a genomic interval of Pirellulales bacterium:
- a CDS encoding HNH endonuclease signature motif containing protein → MPQSGVDIRFHVEHIIARQHRGDDSLNNLALACDRCNFLKGPNIASTDEDGTVTRLFHPRQDAWDDHFCLVDAEIVGITPIGRATARLFEMNAPRRWQLRASLLEAGTW, encoded by the coding sequence ATGCCCCAAAGCGGGGTCGACATCCGCTTTCACGTCGAGCACATCATTGCGCGGCAGCATCGGGGCGACGACTCACTGAACAACCTGGCACTAGCCTGCGACCGTTGCAATTTCTTGAAAGGGCCAAACATTGCCAGTACTGACGAAGACGGAACCGTGACGAGGCTCTTTCATCCACGGCAGGACGCGTGGGACGACCATTTTTGCTTGGTGGACGCGGAAATTGTCGGTATCACGCCCATTGGTCGCGCGACGGCCCGGTTGTTTGAAATGAACGCGCCGCGACGGTGGCAGTTGCGTGCTTCGCTGCTCGAAGCGGGCACATGGTGA
- a CDS encoding DUF2934 domain-containing protein translates to MKAKEMNPVEARQAGRSLGRMAPQIVARRAYHIWQSHGRPSGTATTDWLQAEAELQAAGLLRRGRCEKRCGPRGT, encoded by the coding sequence ATGAAAGCGAAAGAGATGAATCCAGTGGAAGCGCGGCAGGCGGGCCGCTCCTTGGGAAGAATGGCGCCGCAAATCGTGGCGCGGCGGGCATATCACATCTGGCAAAGCCACGGTCGTCCGAGCGGCACGGCAACAACAGACTGGTTGCAGGCCGAGGCCGAATTGCAGGCGGCCGGGCTGCTGCGCAGGGGACGGTGTGAGAAGCGCTGCGGGCCGCGCGGAACTTAG
- a CDS encoding STAS/SEC14 domain-containing protein — protein sequence MPVEIQEEGEGKVFAIKLSGKLTKQDYEHFVPETERRIKQHGKLRMLVQMHDFHGWEMGALWQDIKFDVKHFADIERLAFVGEKKWEAGMATFCKPFTTAKIRYFDAAQYDEAVAWLHEGVPQHA from the coding sequence ATGCCTGTCGAGATTCAAGAAGAGGGCGAGGGAAAGGTTTTCGCGATCAAGCTCAGTGGAAAACTGACGAAGCAGGATTACGAGCACTTCGTGCCGGAAACGGAACGGCGCATCAAGCAGCACGGCAAATTGCGGATGCTCGTGCAGATGCATGACTTTCACGGCTGGGAGATGGGCGCGCTGTGGCAAGACATCAAATTCGACGTCAAGCACTTCGCCGACATCGAGCGGCTGGCGTTCGTGGGCGAGAAGAAGTGGGAGGCGGGCATGGCCACTTTTTGCAAACCCTTCACCACCGCCAAGATTCGCTACTTCGACGCGGCCCAGTACGACGAGGCCGTGGCTTGGTTGCATGAGGGCGTGCCCCAGCACGCCTGA